TTTTTGCGGATACTTCGGCAGCATCACGATTGAAGCTAAAAGTCATCTTAGTCAGGTCATTAATGCCAAAGGATAAGAATCGGCGTAGCGAGTAATCTCGTCTGCCAATATCGCCCTGGGATACCTCAATCATTGTGCCTACCTTATAATAAAATCAATTCCGGTTTCCTGCTTAACTTAAACTACGATCTTAACCACTATCTTCCGCAAAAGCCAGCTCTTATTCCTCCAAACTTCCAGAATCAGTGGAAGCTCTAAAATACCCTAGCTCCAGTAAAGGAACAACCAGTGTATTTCCTGGATAAGAAAAGCGCAACCGGACGGCAAGTTAATCGATAGGAACTTTGAACAGTTGAACGTTTAATTGAAAACCACCAATTCCCAAAGCATCCATACTTCCGAAATAAGCTCTCTTAAGGTCCATTAAAATTTAACTTATACTGTCACATATTAATTTAAATATCGACATTATCACCTAAATAAAACTTTAAAGACGTTATTTCAATCAAACATTTTTATTTTTTGAACAAAAGCCTTTGCACCTTGAAAATTAATAAGGATTTGCAAGAATAAATTCTTTAAAAGCATGCTTAGCTCTTTGGACCAGTTTTCGGATTTTCCAATTGTATTCATTTTCTCCAAAAGCTCTCGCGATTTCATTGTTTGAAAATCCCAAATATATCAACTCTATTACCTTTTTATATCGCTTGTTTTGTTTTTTAAAGTTATCAATTAACTCTTGAATACATATTTGGTTAATAAAATCATCGTCAGTTCTGTTGGTTTGTATCTTGCTAAAAATTAAGTCTGCAAAGGTTTGACCATCATCACCAATTTTTCTATCTAATGACTCAAGTCTTGCTTTGGTATATTTTACATTATCCTTGAGATTAACTCTATACATGCGCCA
This genomic interval from Desulfolucanica intricata contains the following:
- a CDS encoding sigma-70 family RNA polymerase sigma factor — protein: MRIEHEELDQLAPLAQKDRDYFLSILYEQVKPYIKMEVKKRVSRALETGISIPSEDFESAYNLAFWNAVEGYNGKSKFIQRLNFFMRRREADVWRMYRVNLKDNVKYTKARLESLDRKIGDDGQTFADLIFSKIQTNRTDDDFINQICIQELIDNFKKQNKRYKKVIELIYLGFSNNEIARAFGENEYNWKIRKLVQRAKHAFKEFILANPY